A window of Mycobacteriales bacterium contains these coding sequences:
- a CDS encoding HNH endonuclease signature motif containing protein — translation MAQRIRGDVATRLWKRVDRSDPGVCWRYQGLARTPNGYAQIRHGNRMVLAHRLAFELTFGPVPAGLQLDHLCRVRDCVNPAHLEPVTNGENRLRGYIAVGKQRKLRPEDRTRCPSGHPYDEDNTVINSRGARVCRVCRREATRRWRARRQ, via the coding sequence GTGGCCCAGCGTATCCGCGGCGATGTCGCGACGCGGCTTTGGAAGCGGGTCGATCGGAGCGATCCGGGCGTTTGCTGGCGCTATCAGGGGCTAGCGAGAACCCCGAATGGTTACGCGCAGATCCGCCACGGGAACCGCATGGTGCTGGCGCACCGGCTGGCATTCGAACTGACCTTCGGCCCGGTGCCCGCGGGGCTGCAGCTCGACCATCTCTGCCGTGTGCGGGACTGCGTGAACCCGGCGCACCTGGAGCCCGTGACGAACGGGGAGAACCGGCTCCGGGGATACATCGCGGTGGGGAAGCAGCGGAAGCTGAGACCCGAAGACCGCACCCGATGCCCGAGCGGGCATCCCTACGACGAAGACAACACTGTGATCAACAGCCGGGGCGCTCGCGTCTGCCGCGTGTGCCGACGCGAGGCGACCAGACGGTGGCGCGCTAGACGCCAGTGA